From the Dunckerocampus dactyliophorus isolate RoL2022-P2 chromosome 12, RoL_Ddac_1.1, whole genome shotgun sequence genome, one window contains:
- the ywhae1 gene encoding tyrosine 3-monooxygenase/tryptophan 5-monooxygenase activation protein, epsilon polypeptide 1: MADREDFVYQAKLAEQAERYDEMVVFMKNVAGMDVELTVEERNLLSVAYKNVIGARRASWRIISSIEQRDESKGEEDKLKMVKDYRKTVEDELKSICGDILDALERHLLPAAVAGESKVFYNKMKGDYYRYLAEFATNNSRKEAAENSLVAYKSATDLAMTELPPTHPIRLGLALNFSVFYYEILNSPDRACRLAKAAFDDAIAELDTLSEESYKDSTLIMQLLRDNLTLWTSDMQGEGEEQNTEALQDVEDDAQ, translated from the exons AAATGGTGGTGTTCATGAAGAATGTGGCTGGCATGGATGTGGAGCTCACAGTGGAGGAGAGGAACCTACTATCAGTGGCGTACAAGAATGTGATTGGCGCTAGGAGAGCTTCCTGGCGGATAATCAGCAGTATTGAACAGAGGGATGAGAGCAAGGGTGAAGAAGATAAGCTGAAGATGGTGAAGGATTACAGGAAAACG GTTGAGGATGAGCTTAAGTCGATCTGTGGTGACATTCTGGATGCACTGGAAAGGCACCTACTCCCCGCAGCTGTGGCTGGAGAGTCTAAGGTCTTCTACAACAAAAT GAAGGGTGACTACTACAGGTACCTGGCAGAGTTTGCCACTAACAACAGCAGAAAGGAGGCAGCTGAGAACAGCCTAGTGGCCTACAAAAGTGCTACTGATCTTGCAATGACTGAGCTGCCTCCCACACACCCCATTCGCCTAGGCCTCGCTCTCAACTTCTCCGTCTTCTACTATGAGATCCTCAACTCACCTGATCGAGCTTGCAG GTTGGCAAAGGCTGCATTTGATGACGCCATTGCAGAACTGGACACTCTGAGTGAAGAAAGCTACAAGGACTCCACGCTCATCATGCAGTTGTTACGTGACAACTTGACACTATGGACTTCAGATATGCAGGGAGAAG GAGAGGAACAGAACACAGAGGCGCTGCAAGATGTTGAGGATGACGCACAGTGA